A segment of the Flavobacteriales bacterium genome:
GGTGCCGACGCCTAGGTCGATCAAGGCGCCGGAAGTATCAACCACTGCAAGGCCGCGATGCGGCACACCATCAATTGAAACGAATTTGCCCAGCAGCAGGATCCGATCAGGCGCCAACTGGTGCATAGCGAACACGATCGCCCCTAGGCCATCCAGTTCGCCCAGCTCGAAGCTCAGGTGATTGTTGAAGCTCGGGTCCAGATCGCCATTGGGCAGGAAGCGGACCAGGTGCAACGTATCCGTGGGGTTGGCCGCGAGGCCGAACATGCCGCCCGCGTACACCCGGTCATTCCCTGCGGGCAGGAAGCATTGCGCCTCGCCCCATTGCACGCCAGCGAAGAAGGTGGTGTCCAAGCTGCCGTCGGGGTGCATGCGCTGCACGCGGCTGGTGGGCCTTCCATCGTACACGGTGCCGAAGGTGCCTGCGATGAACTTCCCATCCGGCAATTCGATGAAGTCATAGAGCGCGCCGTTGCCCGTGCGGTGCGTGCGCGTGGTGTCCAGGTAGCCTTGGTTGCTGAACCAGATGAAGTTGTGCGGGCCCTCGAAGCCGCGTACGCTGTCGTAGAGGGTGTGGTTGCCGCTCATCACCACACGGCCGTCGGGGAACACATGATAGTCGCCGCCTTGGAGGGAGGTGAAGTAGGGGCCGTTGTTCATTGGGATGAAGGTGGGGTCAACTAAGCCATCATATTTGAGCCGGACCACCGTTTGTGTCGAATTTGCATAGAAACGATCCTCCCATGGCGTCAGTTTGCCCCCGCCCGGCAGCGCCCCACCAGGTGTGTTCTCTAGAAAGGTCTCATCCCATGTGCCATCGACGTTAAGCCGAACTACTGGTTGGAACGTGAACGGGAAGGGCTCATCTAGTTCGTGGATCTGGCCGGAGATGATCACGCGGCCATCCTCCAGTGGCAGAGCCGAAGAGACGTACCACGTTTGGAATTCGGCTCGAAAAGTCGTGTCCAGTGCGAAGGGGGCTTGCGCACTTACGCACCGAGCTGCCGTTAGGCTGCCGAGCACCAATAACCAGCGCATCGCTTACTGGATTACCAGCCTTTCGGCGTGTACGATCGCGCCACTAACCGAACACTGCACAGCGTACACGCCCTTGGCCCACGTACGTGTGTCCAGCACCACATGCCCGATGCTTCCGCTGAGCTTATCTGTTGCTAGGGTGCGGCCATTCGCATCGATCACGCGAACGGAGCCACTGGTCTCGCTCGCCTTAAGCGTGTAGTTCAACGCAACGAATGTGCTGGCCGGATTGGGCT
Coding sequences within it:
- a CDS encoding T9SS type A sorting domain-containing protein produces the protein MRWLLVLGSLTAARCVSAQAPFALDTTFRAEFQTWYVSSALPLEDGRVIISGQIHELDEPFPFTFQPVVRLNVDGTWDETFLENTPGGALPGGGKLTPWEDRFYANSTQTVVRLKYDGLVDPTFIPMNNGPYFTSLQGGDYHVFPDGRVVMSGNHTLYDSVRGFEGPHNFIWFSNQGYLDTTRTHRTGNGALYDFIELPDGKFIAGTFGTVYDGRPTSRVQRMHPDGSLDTTFFAGVQWGEAQCFLPAGNDRVYAGGMFGLAANPTDTLHLVRFLPNGDLDPSFNNHLSFELGELDGLGAIVFAMHQLAPDRILLLGKFVSIDGVPHRGLAVVDTSGALIDLGVGTGCGPYVYQNYTYGGFQGAVPYGTDQLLVFGAYHGYDDGVTNDTLQRFVSRLNIGSLYVGEVERPRACTVLAYPNPTNGELVVELSPTANTQHVIALLDALGRKVLETNATGARTLLNLTLLDNGTYQLEVRGGDGRAVVQRVVVQH